From a region of the Acinetobacter larvae genome:
- the pgi gene encoding glucose-6-phosphate isomerase, which yields MPDLEVAQPVIDSPAQQQLIQLAQYFKSQHLTDLFAADQHRFQQFSVDLDALFFDYSKQLVHAEVIDALIALAQEHDLSSWIDSLFSENLMNCTEQRAAMHWALRVPQAQAPAVAFSPVIQQVHQQLQRMYDFVGKIHAGQLRGSTGEVIQDVVNIGVGGSDLGPLMVSYALSDFKVQTAQALQVHFVSTIDGSQLSDLLHKLRPETTLFIISSKSFGTIDTLSNAQTARLWLEKSLGSTASVLKCHFVGVSTRIDKMTDWGITAEHQFQMWDWVGGRYSLWSCIGLPIALTIGVAGFQQLLAGAYHIDQHFQHAPFTQNIPVLMALIGVWNNNYLNMQTQAILPYDGRLKYFAAYLQQLEMESNGKSVQRNGEKTQTATCPIIWGEVGPNAQHAFYQLLHQGTHSVSCDFIAPIHRYNAQQFTYVENASALIEQHHLALSNCLAQSRLLAFGNQALDSQDLLEIPTYKQYDGNQPSSTLLLTELNPYSLGMLIALYEHKVFVQSVLWNINPFDQWGVEKGKHIANQLLPILEGQQQDLSHLDASTQGLLQVLLKRDQY from the coding sequence AGTCGATTTAGATGCTTTATTTTTTGATTATAGTAAGCAGCTTGTACATGCTGAAGTGATTGATGCCCTGATTGCATTGGCACAAGAGCATGATTTAAGTTCTTGGATCGACAGCTTATTTTCTGAAAATTTGATGAATTGCACAGAACAACGCGCAGCGATGCATTGGGCGCTGAGAGTACCACAAGCACAAGCGCCAGCCGTAGCGTTTAGTCCTGTCATTCAACAAGTCCATCAACAGCTGCAGCGCATGTATGATTTTGTTGGAAAGATTCATGCAGGACAATTGCGTGGCAGTACCGGTGAAGTGATTCAAGATGTGGTCAATATTGGTGTTGGTGGATCAGATCTAGGTCCTCTGATGGTGAGTTATGCACTATCAGATTTTAAGGTCCAGACCGCTCAGGCATTACAGGTCCATTTTGTTTCAACTATTGATGGTAGTCAGTTATCCGATCTACTGCATAAGTTAAGACCTGAAACGACACTATTTATTATTTCATCAAAGTCTTTTGGAACGATTGATACTTTATCCAATGCACAAACGGCTCGGCTATGGTTGGAAAAATCTCTTGGGAGCACTGCTTCAGTATTGAAGTGTCATTTTGTCGGGGTATCGACACGTATAGATAAAATGACCGATTGGGGGATTACTGCTGAGCACCAGTTTCAAATGTGGGATTGGGTGGGTGGTCGTTATTCATTGTGGTCCTGTATTGGATTACCGATTGCGTTAACCATAGGTGTTGCGGGATTTCAGCAACTTTTAGCTGGTGCATACCATATAGATCAACATTTTCAGCATGCACCTTTTACCCAGAATATTCCTGTATTAATGGCATTGATTGGTGTTTGGAATAACAATTATCTCAATATGCAGACCCAAGCCATACTGCCTTATGACGGTCGGCTGAAGTACTTTGCGGCTTATTTGCAACAGTTAGAAATGGAGTCGAATGGTAAATCTGTACAGCGCAATGGTGAAAAAACGCAGACTGCAACTTGCCCAATTATTTGGGGAGAAGTCGGTCCCAATGCGCAACATGCATTTTATCAATTATTACATCAGGGGACTCACTCGGTGAGTTGTGATTTTATCGCCCCGATACATCGTTATAATGCACAGCAATTTACGTATGTAGAGAATGCTAGTGCACTGATTGAACAACATCATTTGGCACTGTCAAACTGTTTAGCCCAATCAAGGCTATTGGCTTTTGGTAATCAGGCGCTAGATTCGCAAGATTTATTGGAAATTCCTACATATAAACAATATGATGGTAATCAACCGAGTAGTACATTACTGCTAACAGAGTTAAATCCTTATAGTTTAGGCATGCTCATTGCCTTATATGAGCATAAGGTTTTTGTACAGTCTGTATTGTGGAATATTAATCCTTTCGATCAATGGGGAGTAGAAAAAGGTAAACATATTGCCAATCAACTACTGCCTATTTTAGAAGGTCAACAACAAGATTTATCGCACTTAGACGCTTCAACACAAGGTTTATTACAAGTATTGCTGAAGCGTGATCAATACTAG
- the galE gene encoding UDP-glucose 4-epimerase GalE, translated as MANILVTGGAGYIGSHTCIELLNHGHEVVVFDNLSNSRYESLRRVQKITQKHLVFIEGDIRDADHLDQVFQSYSIDAVIHFAGLKAVGESQAMPLHYFDHNIAGSICLFQAMKRANVFHLVFSSSATVYDASNISPLHEEMPTGMPNNNYGYTKLIIEQMLQKLSAADARWSIALLRYFNPVGAHTSGLIGEDPQGIPNNLMPYLTQVAVGRLEQLAVYGDDYDTIDGTGVRDYIHVVDLANAHLCALENRLSTQGCRVWNIGTGQGSSVLQIIHAFEKVTGIKIPYQVAPRRSGDVATSFSDNQRAVQELAWQPQYGLAEMLADSWKWQQQNPSGYSSTQHKYK; from the coding sequence ATGGCTAATATTTTAGTAACGGGTGGCGCAGGATATATCGGATCACATACCTGCATTGAGTTATTAAATCACGGTCATGAGGTTGTGGTTTTTGATAATTTAAGCAACAGTCGTTATGAGTCATTACGTCGTGTCCAAAAAATTACTCAAAAGCATTTAGTTTTTATTGAAGGTGATATTCGCGATGCCGATCATTTAGATCAGGTCTTTCAGAGTTATTCAATCGATGCTGTAATTCATTTTGCAGGATTAAAGGCTGTCGGTGAAAGTCAAGCGATGCCTTTACATTATTTTGATCATAATATCGCAGGCAGTATTTGTTTATTCCAAGCCATGAAACGTGCCAATGTCTTTCATTTGGTCTTTAGTTCATCGGCTACAGTATATGATGCCAGTAACATCTCGCCATTACATGAAGAGATGCCGACAGGTATGCCGAATAATAATTATGGTTATACCAAGTTGATTATTGAGCAAATGTTGCAGAAGTTATCTGCCGCAGATGCACGCTGGTCTATTGCTTTATTGCGTTATTTTAATCCTGTTGGGGCACATACCAGTGGCCTTATTGGCGAGGATCCGCAGGGTATTCCAAATAATCTAATGCCTTATTTGACGCAGGTTGCTGTGGGGCGCTTAGAGCAATTGGCAGTTTATGGTGATGATTACGATACCATCGATGGTACGGGGGTACGTGATTATATTCATGTGGTAGATTTAGCAAATGCGCATTTATGTGCATTAGAAAATCGCTTGTCTACACAAGGATGCCGTGTTTGGAATATTGGTACAGGGCAGGGGTCTTCAGTTCTACAAATTATTCATGCTTTTGAAAAAGTAACTGGGATAAAAATACCATATCAGGTTGCGCCACGACGTTCTGGTGATGTCGCGACCTCTTTCTCTGATAACCAACGTGCAGTACAAGAATTGGCTTGGCAGCCACAATATGGTTTAGCAGAAATGTTGGCAGACAGTTGGAAGTGGCAACAACAAAATCCATCAGGTTATAGTTCTACACAACATAAATATAAATAA
- a CDS encoding phosphohexomutase domain-containing protein — protein sequence MSLKCFKAYDIRGQLDTELNEDIAYRIGRAYGQIYQPKTIAVGCDVRLSSPALKQALIRGLNEAGVDVLDLGLTGTEEVYFAAFHLDVQGGIEVTASHNPMDYNGMKLVRENARPISADTGLKEIQALVESQQFVPSTSTGSCQNYNILPEFIEHLMGYIKDQTIRPLKLVMNAGNGAAGHVIDALEQKFKQLKLPVEFIKIHNEPNGHFPHGIPNPLLVENRESTRQAVLIHQADMGIAWDGDFDRCFLFDEKGQFIEGYYIVGLLAQAFLAKQAGEKIVHDPRLIWNTTDIIDKYQGIAVQSKSGHAFIKEVMREHNAVYGGEMSAHHYFRDFAYCDSGMIPWLLVLTVLTQTQQPLSVLVAQMIAQFPCSGEINFTVQDSQATIQRILQHYRSQEPQIDDTDGISLDFGHWRLNVRASNTEPLLRLNIESRNSPQTRPMQSYVDELSQLITQA from the coding sequence ATGTCGCTAAAATGCTTTAAAGCCTATGATATCCGTGGGCAATTAGATACCGAATTGAATGAAGATATTGCTTATCGTATCGGGCGTGCCTATGGGCAAATTTATCAGCCCAAAACGATTGCGGTAGGCTGCGATGTCCGCCTAAGTAGCCCTGCCCTAAAACAAGCACTCATCCGCGGGTTAAATGAGGCGGGTGTCGATGTACTAGATCTCGGTCTCACAGGTACTGAAGAAGTTTATTTTGCTGCATTCCATCTCGATGTGCAGGGAGGGATTGAAGTCACCGCTAGCCACAATCCCATGGACTACAATGGGATGAAGTTGGTCCGAGAAAATGCCCGCCCCATTAGTGCAGATACCGGCTTAAAAGAGATTCAAGCACTGGTAGAGTCGCAACAATTTGTGCCAAGTACATCTACTGGCAGCTGCCAAAACTATAATATCTTGCCAGAATTTATTGAACACCTCATGGGCTATATCAAAGACCAAACCATACGCCCACTCAAGTTGGTCATGAATGCAGGTAATGGTGCAGCAGGACATGTCATTGATGCATTAGAACAAAAATTTAAGCAGCTCAAGCTACCAGTAGAGTTTATTAAGATCCACAATGAACCCAATGGGCATTTTCCACACGGTATTCCTAACCCACTACTGGTTGAAAATCGGGAAAGTACACGTCAGGCAGTGCTGATTCATCAAGCCGATATGGGCATTGCTTGGGATGGGGATTTTGACCGTTGCTTCTTATTTGATGAGAAAGGTCAGTTTATCGAGGGCTATTATATCGTTGGTTTATTGGCTCAAGCCTTTTTAGCCAAGCAAGCGGGTGAAAAAATTGTGCATGATCCGCGCCTGATTTGGAATACCACCGATATTATAGATAAGTACCAAGGCATAGCCGTACAGTCCAAATCAGGTCATGCTTTTATTAAAGAAGTCATGCGTGAGCACAATGCAGTCTATGGTGGCGAGATGAGTGCGCATCACTATTTCCGTGATTTTGCTTATTGTGACAGCGGCATGATCCCATGGTTACTGGTTCTCACCGTACTCACCCAAACGCAGCAACCGCTTTCTGTTTTAGTGGCACAAATGATTGCACAGTTTCCATGTAGTGGTGAAATTAATTTTACTGTACAAGATAGTCAAGCAACGATTCAGCGCATATTGCAGCATTATCGTTCCCAAGAACCACAGATCGATGATACTGACGGTATAAGTCTCGACTTTGGACATTGGCGTTTGAATGTCCGTGCATCAAATACCGAGCCGTTATTACGGCTTAATATTGAGAGTCGCAATAGCCCTCAAACACGCCCCATGCAATCTTATGTCGATGAATTAAGTCAGCTCATCACACAAGCTTAA
- a CDS encoding NAD-dependent malic enzyme, giving the protein MTADNSTIKHPLYIPYAGFTLLELPLLNKGSAFTEQERTNFNLHGLLPHQIESIEEQHQRSYQQFTSFNEDINKHIYLRNIQDTNETLFYHLIENHLSEMMPIIYTPTVGEACQRFSDIYRRHRGIFISYPDREHIEDILQNVNRRNVKVIVITDGERILGLGDQGIGGMGIPIGKLSLYTACGGISPAYTLPITIDVGTNNPKLLNDPLYMGWRQPRISGEEYYQFIDEIFSAIKRRWPNTLIQFEDFAQNNAMPLLNKYRDAYCCFNDDIQGTAAVVVGTLIAACRASGIQLKDQKIAFLGAGSAGCGIAEQIIARMVAEGISDQQARSQVYMVDRFGLITDTQVNLRDFQQALAHPHKTVHTWGDNPENIALIEVIRHAKPNILIGVSGQAGLFSEAVIKTMHANCAKPIVFPLSNPTSHAEALPADIVRWTDGQAIIATGSPFAPVHYQAKTYPIAQCNNAYIFPGIGLGVVACKAHRITDAMLSAASSALADCSPQLTDPNAALLPSLDDLQQVSKIIAFKVAKAAMADGVAAQISDQLLQHSIEKNFWKPAYRHYKRVPF; this is encoded by the coding sequence ATGACCGCTGATAATTCAACAATCAAACACCCATTGTATATTCCGTATGCTGGATTTACTTTACTTGAATTACCATTACTCAATAAAGGCTCTGCATTTACAGAACAAGAACGGACCAATTTTAATCTACATGGTTTGCTGCCGCACCAGATCGAAAGTATTGAAGAACAACATCAACGCTCTTATCAGCAATTTACCTCGTTTAATGAAGATATCAATAAACACATTTATCTCAGAAATATTCAAGATACCAATGAAACCCTTTTTTATCATTTGATTGAAAACCATCTATCAGAAATGATGCCGATCATCTACACCCCGACAGTAGGTGAAGCCTGCCAACGTTTCTCAGATATCTATCGCCGTCATCGTGGTATTTTTATTTCCTATCCAGACCGTGAGCACATCGAAGATATTCTGCAAAACGTCAATCGCCGCAATGTCAAAGTCATTGTTATTACCGACGGTGAGCGCATTCTGGGGCTGGGTGACCAAGGGATTGGCGGCATGGGAATTCCTATTGGTAAATTATCACTTTATACTGCTTGTGGTGGCATTAGCCCAGCCTATACCTTACCGATTACGATCGATGTCGGTACCAATAACCCCAAACTGCTCAATGACCCTTTATATATGGGTTGGCGCCAACCGCGTATTAGCGGAGAAGAATATTATCAATTCATTGATGAAATCTTCAGTGCCATCAAAAGACGTTGGCCTAATACACTGATTCAGTTTGAAGATTTCGCACAAAACAATGCCATGCCGTTGCTGAACAAGTATCGTGATGCCTACTGTTGTTTTAATGATGATATTCAGGGAACCGCTGCGGTAGTCGTTGGAACATTAATCGCTGCCTGTCGTGCTTCAGGCATACAATTAAAAGACCAAAAGATTGCCTTCTTAGGTGCTGGTTCCGCGGGTTGTGGTATTGCAGAACAAATCATTGCACGTATGGTTGCAGAAGGTATCTCTGACCAACAAGCGCGTAGCCAAGTCTATATGGTCGATCGCTTTGGGCTCATTACCGATACTCAAGTAAATTTACGCGATTTCCAACAAGCTTTAGCTCATCCACATAAAACGGTCCATACTTGGGGAGATAATCCAGAAAATATTGCGCTAATAGAGGTCATTCGCCATGCTAAACCGAATATTCTAATTGGTGTATCAGGACAAGCAGGACTGTTCAGCGAAGCAGTCATCAAAACCATGCATGCCAATTGTGCGAAACCCATTGTTTTCCCACTGAGCAACCCCACTTCACATGCCGAAGCATTACCTGCAGATATCGTGCGTTGGACAGATGGACAAGCGATTATTGCAACAGGCAGCCCTTTTGCACCAGTACATTATCAAGCAAAAACCTATCCTATTGCACAGTGCAATAACGCTTATATTTTCCCTGGTATTGGACTTGGTGTCGTAGCATGTAAAGCACATCGTATTACCGATGCCATGCTCAGTGCAGCAAGCTCAGCGCTAGCCGATTGCTCACCACAATTAACAGATCCTAATGCAGCCTTATTACCCAGCTTAGATGACTTACAACAGGTCTCTAAAATCATTGCATTTAAAGTGGCTAAAGCAGCCATGGCAGATGGTGTCGCCGCGCAAATTAGCGACCAATTGCTGCAACACAGTATTGAGAAAAATTTCTGGAAACCTGCATATCGTCACTATAAACGTGTGCCATTTTAA
- the argS gene encoding arginine--tRNA ligase, translating into MNMAIQAALQHAVQALQVEGILPNDWQNNSSLTRTKDRSHGDFASNIAMIAAKAAAMKPRDLAEKIVALLPAVAEIEKAEIAGPGFINFFLKADLRYAVLATIQQQKDQYGCSEHNRDQKIQIEFVSANPTSSLHVGHGRGAAYGMTVANLLEATGAVVDREYYVNDAGRQMDILATSTYLRYLQLQGQTLTFPKNAYQGDYVKDIAQGIINQDGDAYIRPVSDVFAAVPEDVQYAEALDADGNKVVLSGDKEKHIDGLIHNAQQLLGAGYRVFHQAALDAILFDIQDDLSEFGVRFDRWFSEATLNDKIDEALQTLEQRGYLYEQDGNIWFKSTAFGDEKDRVVKRRNGQTTYFASDIAYHLNKLQRGYTHLIDVWGSDHHGYIARVKAAIDAMGYDSSKLTVLLVQFVSLWRGGEMIQMSSRSGQFVTLRDLRKEVSNDAARFYYVMRKSEQHIDFDLDLAVSQSKDNAVYYVQYAHARIQSILQKAPQAEIDFDLARASQHVAQLQLESEIEILAKLAAYPEIVVRAANAYEPHQVGNYLKELAALFHGWYAQDGVKFLDSTQPELSEARLLLAVNVQQVLRNGLNLLGVSAPYEM; encoded by the coding sequence ATGAACATGGCAATCCAAGCAGCACTGCAACATGCAGTTCAAGCTCTTCAAGTTGAAGGTATTCTTCCAAATGACTGGCAAAATAACAGTAGCCTGACCCGAACCAAAGACCGAAGTCATGGAGATTTTGCTTCTAATATTGCCATGATTGCAGCGAAGGCTGCTGCAATGAAGCCTCGTGATCTCGCTGAAAAAATTGTTGCGCTGCTGCCTGCAGTTGCCGAAATTGAAAAAGCAGAAATTGCAGGTCCTGGTTTTATTAATTTCTTTTTAAAGGCCGATTTACGCTATGCCGTATTAGCGACCATTCAACAGCAAAAAGACCAATACGGCTGTTCAGAGCACAACCGTGATCAAAAAATCCAAATTGAATTTGTTTCGGCCAACCCTACTTCGAGTTTACATGTGGGGCATGGTCGTGGTGCAGCCTATGGTATGACGGTTGCCAATTTACTAGAAGCAACTGGTGCGGTGGTTGATCGTGAATACTACGTCAATGATGCAGGTCGTCAAATGGATATTTTGGCAACTTCTACCTATTTACGTTATTTACAGTTACAAGGGCAAACACTAACTTTCCCTAAAAATGCCTATCAAGGCGATTATGTCAAAGACATTGCACAAGGAATTATCAACCAAGATGGTGATGCTTATATACGCCCTGTGAGCGATGTATTTGCAGCTGTGCCTGAAGATGTACAGTATGCAGAAGCATTAGATGCTGATGGCAATAAAGTCGTATTATCTGGCGATAAAGAAAAACATATCGATGGTCTAATTCACAATGCTCAGCAATTATTAGGTGCGGGTTATCGAGTATTCCATCAAGCAGCACTGGATGCGATTTTATTTGATATTCAAGATGACTTATCTGAATTTGGGGTACGTTTTGATCGCTGGTTTAGCGAAGCCACTTTAAATGACAAAATTGATGAGGCTTTACAGACCTTAGAGCAGCGTGGTTATTTATACGAGCAAGATGGTAACATCTGGTTTAAATCGACTGCATTTGGCGATGAAAAAGATCGTGTGGTCAAACGCCGTAATGGTCAGACCACCTATTTTGCATCGGATATTGCCTATCATCTCAATAAATTACAACGTGGTTATACCCACCTAATTGATGTGTGGGGATCGGATCATCATGGTTATATTGCGCGTGTTAAAGCAGCAATTGATGCAATGGGCTATGATTCAAGTAAGTTAACGGTACTTTTAGTACAGTTTGTTAGCTTATGGCGTGGTGGTGAAATGATTCAAATGTCATCGCGTTCGGGGCAATTCGTCACCTTGAGAGACTTACGTAAAGAAGTGAGTAATGATGCGGCACGTTTTTATTATGTGATGCGTAAGTCGGAACAACATATTGATTTTGATCTTGACTTGGCCGTATCGCAAAGTAAAGATAATGCTGTGTATTATGTACAGTATGCGCATGCACGTATTCAAAGTATTTTACAAAAAGCACCGCAAGCAGAGATTGATTTTGATTTGGCACGTGCCAGCCAACATGTTGCACAATTACAACTTGAAAGTGAAATAGAAATTTTAGCGAAACTGGCTGCATATCCAGAAATTGTGGTGCGTGCTGCCAATGCATATGAACCACATCAAGTGGGTAATTATCTCAAAGAATTAGCCGCATTGTTCCATGGTTGGTATGCACAAGATGGTGTGAAATTCCTTGATAGCACACAGCCTGAGCTCTCTGAAGCCCGTTTATTATTGGCAGTGAATGTGCAACAAGTACTGCGTAATGGATTGAATTTATTAGGTGTATCTGCACCTTATGAAATGTAA
- a CDS encoding SPOR domain-containing protein, which translates to MFGKTQRGVSERSQPTKKAFVPKWLVLLLVILILMTAAVALMLWKPWVPVETRNEVTSQHYQEETNKDYRFYELLPQQQVTPIPEQAVPEAPVQSQPVIVAAPDLSQQTASAVAEEGSDLNKAAYILQVKSFTDPDSADARRAEIILNGLSADVVKSTENGKTWYRVIAGPYETQSAAVMAQQTLQHSGIDSIVVKR; encoded by the coding sequence GTGTTTGGAAAAACGCAACGCGGTGTGTCTGAACGATCACAGCCAACCAAGAAAGCATTTGTGCCGAAATGGTTGGTGTTGTTATTGGTTATTTTAATACTGATGACTGCGGCAGTCGCTTTAATGCTGTGGAAACCTTGGGTTCCTGTGGAAACACGGAATGAGGTGACATCACAACATTATCAAGAGGAAACCAATAAGGATTATCGCTTCTATGAGTTATTGCCACAGCAACAGGTGACACCAATCCCAGAGCAGGCTGTACCAGAAGCACCGGTACAGAGTCAGCCAGTCATCGTTGCAGCACCAGATTTGAGCCAGCAAACGGCATCCGCTGTGGCTGAGGAAGGATCTGATCTAAACAAAGCAGCCTATATTTTACAGGTTAAAAGTTTTACCGATCCAGATAGTGCAGATGCACGCCGTGCGGAGATTATTCTGAATGGCTTATCCGCAGATGTGGTTAAAAGTACTGAAAATGGCAAAACATGGTATCGCGTAATAGCTGGTCCCTATGAAACCCAAAGTGCTGCCGTGATGGCACAACAAACGTTACAACATAGCGGTATCGATTCTATCGTGGTGAAACGTTAG
- a CDS encoding linear amide C-N hydrolase, translating into MKKIWCQTLLASSLLISTLADACTRAVYIGEQDVMTARSMDWKVDVGSNIWILPNKVARNGQAGPQSLQWTSRYGSVITTGYDIATTDGINEKGLAANLLWLVESQYPMAEKSKKPKLAISLWAQYVLDNFATVNEAVSALEKEPFVVVTDQVPDENRLATLHLSISDATGDSAIIEYIDGKQVIHHSKKYQVMTNSPTFDQQLALNSYWQSIGGTTMLPGTNRAADRFARASFYINAIPKNASPKHTLASVFGVIRNVSVPFGINTAQEPNISSTRWRTVIDHTRKVYYFESAVSPNIFWVDLKDINFNDGKTRKLDLGPDQANIFSGKANASFVESKPFAFLGTL; encoded by the coding sequence ATGAAAAAAATATGGTGTCAAACCTTATTAGCCAGTAGTCTCTTGATCAGCACACTTGCCGATGCTTGTACACGTGCCGTTTATATTGGTGAGCAAGATGTGATGACCGCACGTTCGATGGATTGGAAAGTCGATGTGGGCAGTAATATCTGGATCCTGCCCAATAAAGTCGCGCGCAATGGTCAAGCTGGTCCACAATCACTGCAATGGACATCACGTTATGGCAGCGTGATTACCACAGGCTATGATATTGCAACCACAGATGGAATCAATGAAAAAGGACTAGCGGCGAATTTGTTGTGGTTAGTAGAGTCGCAATATCCTATGGCTGAAAAAAGTAAAAAACCCAAATTAGCGATTTCTCTATGGGCTCAATACGTATTGGATAATTTTGCCACAGTCAATGAAGCGGTTAGCGCATTAGAAAAAGAACCTTTTGTTGTGGTAACAGATCAAGTACCTGATGAAAATCGCTTGGCGACCTTGCACCTCTCTATATCAGATGCCACGGGAGATAGCGCAATCATTGAATACATCGATGGTAAGCAAGTGATTCATCACAGTAAAAAATATCAGGTGATGACCAACTCCCCAACTTTTGACCAACAGCTGGCATTAAATAGCTATTGGCAAAGTATTGGTGGCACAACCATGTTACCAGGCACCAACCGTGCAGCCGATCGTTTTGCTCGCGCCTCTTTCTATATCAATGCAATTCCTAAAAATGCCAGCCCTAAACACACCCTTGCCAGTGTCTTCGGCGTGATCCGTAATGTCTCGGTACCTTTTGGAATTAATACTGCGCAAGAACCCAATATCTCTTCTACGCGTTGGCGTACTGTGATTGACCATACGCGCAAGGTCTATTATTTTGAATCTGCCGTTTCGCCTAATATTTTCTGGGTCGATTTAAAAGATATTAATTTTAATGATGGTAAAACCCGTAAATTGGATTTAGGACCGGATCAAGCCAATATATTCTCAGGCAAAGCCAATGCGTCCTTTGTAGAAAGTAAGCCTTTTGCGTTCTTGGGCACGCTATAA
- a CDS encoding HlyD family type I secretion periplasmic adaptor subunit produces the protein MTEQNSLAESSKTVNPLSPPLPRASFMVWIIGIGLCVLILWAWLFKLEEVSTGSGKVIPSSKEQVIQSLEGGIVTQLNVKEGDIVQKGQILAQLDPTRFASNVGESQSLLVSSQATAARLVAEVSGSPLTFPESVHKDPELVRQQTALYNSRRANLQESLAGLSQALRLVQQELSMTEPLVAKGAASEVEVLRLKRQANELQNKMTDIRNEYYVKAREELSKANTDIETQQQVVKGRNDVLSRAVFRAPVRGVVKEIAVTTIGGVIPQNGKLMTIVPIDEQLLIEARISPRDIAFIRPAQEALVKITAYDYSIYGGLKGKVSVISPDTLRDEVKQDQFYYRVYIRTDSDKLYNKEGKAFNITPGMMATVDIRTGEKTVMDYLLKPFNKAKEALRER, from the coding sequence ATGACTGAACAAAATTCACTCGCTGAATCTTCAAAAACAGTGAACCCTCTCTCACCACCTTTGCCACGTGCTAGCTTTATGGTCTGGATTATTGGAATTGGTTTGTGTGTTTTAATACTCTGGGCTTGGCTATTTAAATTGGAAGAAGTATCGACCGGCAGTGGTAAAGTGATTCCATCATCAAAAGAGCAAGTCATTCAATCATTAGAAGGCGGTATTGTCACACAATTGAATGTTAAAGAAGGTGATATCGTACAAAAGGGGCAAATTTTAGCACAGCTTGATCCAACGCGTTTTGCCTCTAATGTTGGAGAGTCACAATCCTTACTGGTCTCTTCCCAAGCTACCGCAGCACGTCTTGTAGCCGAAGTGAGTGGTAGTCCATTAACTTTCCCAGAATCGGTGCATAAAGACCCAGAGCTGGTACGCCAACAAACAGCATTATATAATTCTCGGCGTGCTAACTTACAAGAGTCCTTAGCAGGGTTATCTCAGGCATTACGACTGGTACAACAAGAACTGAGTATGACTGAACCCTTGGTCGCCAAAGGTGCAGCCAGTGAAGTTGAAGTCTTACGGCTTAAGCGCCAAGCAAATGAATTACAAAATAAAATGACTGATATCCGCAATGAGTATTATGTCAAAGCGCGTGAAGAGTTATCCAAAGCCAATACCGATATTGAGACACAACAACAAGTGGTTAAAGGGCGTAATGATGTGCTAAGTCGTGCTGTTTTTCGTGCACCTGTACGCGGTGTCGTCAAAGAAATTGCGGTAACCACAATTGGTGGAGTTATTCCTCAAAATGGCAAACTCATGACGATTGTACCAATAGATGAGCAGTTGTTAATCGAGGCACGTATTTCACCACGCGATATTGCTTTCATCCGACCTGCCCAAGAAGCCTTAGTAAAAATTACAGCATATGACTATTCAATTTATGGCGGATTAAAGGGTAAAGTGAGCGTCATTTCACCCGATACATTGCGGGATGAAGTTAAACAAGATCAGTTTTATTATCGAGTATATATTCGTACTGACTCCGATAAACTCTACAACAAAGAAGGCAAGGCGTTTAATATTACACCAGGCATGATGGCAACCGTTGATATCCGTACTGGTGAGAAAACTGTCATGGATTATTTACTCAAACCCTTTAATAAGGCCAAAGAAGCATTAAGGGAGCGATAG